The nucleotide window CGGGAGCGGGGTCCCATGTCGCGGTGCGTCAGCTTAAACCACGCCTTAGCAAACGCCTCTGCAAACTCATCCGGGTTGTCGCGGTAGCGCTGCGCAATCTGGTTGTAGACGGGGTCCATCTTCATGGACATATCCGCTGTGGTCATCATAGGGGCGTGGCGTCTCGACGGATCGTGCGCATCGGGCACAGTATCCGCACCAGCGTCGCCCTTGGGCTTCCACTGCCACGCACCAGCGGGGCTCTTCGTCAGCTCCCAGTCATATTTAAACAGGGTTTCGAGATAAGTGTTGTCCCACTGCGTCGGCGTGGGAGTCCATGCGCCTTCGATACCGCTGGTAATCGCATCGACGCCGACACCCGTGTTGAAGGTGCTCTTCCAGCCGAGGCCCTGATCCATAATGGTGGCACTCCCAGGCTCAGCCCCTACATGCGTCGCCTCGCCCGCACCGTGGCATTTGCCAAAGGTATGCCCACCAGCGGTGAGCGCAACTGTCTCCTCGTCATTCATCGCCATTCGGCCAAAGGTTTCGCGAATGTCGCGCCCTGAGCCAAGCGGATCAGGCTCGCCGTCTGGCCCTTCTGGGTTGACGTAGATCAGGCCCATCTGAACGGCAGCAAGGGGATTCAGCAAAACTCGATCTTCTTCATAACGCTCATTGCCGAGCCAGGTTTTCTCAGAACCCCAGTAGATATCTTCTTCTGGCTCCCAGACGTCCACGCGCCCACCGGCAAAGCCCAACGTCTTGAAGCCCATCGACTCCAAGGCGCAGTTGCCGGCGAAGATCATTAGGTCGGCCCACGAGATTTTCTTGCCGTATTTCTGCTTAACTGGCCAAAGCAACATGCGCGCCTTATCGAGGTTGGCATTGTCTGGCCAACTGTTGAGCGGCTCAAACCGCTGACTACCCGATCCCGCACCGCCGCGGCCGTCACCAATACGATACGTGCCCGCGCTGTGCCAAGCCATCCGGATGAAGAGCGGCCCATAATGACCGTAGTCAGCTGGCCACCAGTCCTGGGAGGTGGTCATCAGCTCATAGATATCTGCTCTCAGGGCAGCTAAATCAAGACTCTTAAACTCCTCAGCGTAGTTAAACGACTCATCCATAGGATTCGCCTGGCGTGAGTGCTGGTGGAGAATACTCAGATTCAAGTAATGCGGCCACCAGTCTCGGTTCGCCGTCACCTGACGAGTCTTTCTCTGACCTCCGCCTGTAAACGGACATCCGCTTTCGCTGCTCATGATATCTCCTGTTGTGTGTTGTGGTATTGTGGTGTGTTTTTTCTTCTCTACATCACTCTTTAAACGGAAAGCATCGTCCGCCACATTTGCATTAGCACAGCCGTTTGCTCGGGTTGCTTAGCCTCTGAATTGATGTAGTTCAACATGGTTTCGGCATTAGAAAACACAGGCATCGCCTCAAAGCCATCTCGTTCGACAAACATTTTTTCAACAACTCCATCTTTCACGAGCATGGAATAGCGCCAAGAGCGGTATCCCATCCCTTTATCGGAAAGGTTCACCATCATTCCCATCCCGCGGGTAAAGTCGCCATTCACATCAGGTATAAAGCGCACCTGATCGGCTCCTTCTGCTTGAGCCCAAGCCGCCAGCGAAAACGGATCGTTTACCGAAATGCAGTGAATCTCATCGATTCCGTTCGCTCGAAATACCTTGGCATATTCGTTGTAGGTTAACAGTTGAATAGGAGAATGCGGGCAGGTAAAGGCTCCCGGCACCGCAAATACCACCACGGCTTTGTAATTAAAGAGATCCGCCGTCGAAAGATCATACCAACCCACCTCTGCAAACATTCGAAAAGTGACTTGAGGGACACGTTGGCCCTCATGATTGAACAACATTTGCCCAGCCCCTTACTTGCGAAAGATGACTCGTTAGCTACTAACTTGGGCATGGCTCAAGATTCTCCGGCCAAGCCTATTCGAGTCGTCTTGGCAAAGCCAGGGATTTACAAAGCATTAACTAGGCTCAGAGGCTCAAATTTTGCATTAAATCATACTCACTACGAGTTCGCATGTCGCAAGCGTATCAATCAAACTTGCTTCTGTGTGCCAAAAATAAAGTTGTTTTCAACACTTAATATCTCTACAAAAACAAATCTATTCGAATCGGGCCAGTTGTTCGCAATCCCATGCGAGTTCTACCCAACGGCAATGGGAGTGAGTTCGTATTCAGCTTATTTGGCCAGCCGGGGATGTCTGACGAGCAGTTTGTGGCAGACAAGCTTGCGGTCGAGAAAGATTTGCAGCACCTGAAGGACGTACTGGAATGGTAGTGCACACAGCGAGCGCCCCCTTTACGCTCCTGCTACCCTGTCAACAGTATCCAGTCAACAAACAACTTTATGGTTCTCTCTCTCTACTTCCTCCGCCATGGAGAAACCGAAGCCAGCCAAACTGGGGGCTTCTGCGGCCGCATCGACCCCGAACTCACCCCAGAAGGGCTAGAAATGGCTGAGGCCTTTGCGGAAAAATACCAGCATTTCTCCTGGCAGGCCGTTTACGTCAGCCCGATGAAGCGCACCATCGCCACTGCTAAGCCCCTCTGCCAAGCGGCTGGCCTGGAGATGCAGCTCCGCGACGGCCTTAAAGAAATTGACTACGGGCAGTGGGAGGGACAGACCCCTGAATACGTTAAGCAGCACTTTAATGATGAACATGTGCGCTGGCTCACCGAACCTGCCTGGAACCCACCAACTGACGGTGAAACCTCTGTGCAAATTGCTAGCCGCGCCTCCCTGGTGATTGCCGAGATCGAGGCCAAGCATAGCGAGGGCAACGTCTTGGTCGTGTCTCACAAAGCCACCATCCGCATTTTGCTGTGCAGTCTGCTGGGCATTGACCTAGGGCGGTATCGCTATCGCATTGCCCTTCCTGTCGCCTCCGTCTCCGTTGTCGATTTCGGGTCTCATGGCCCGCTCCTGGTCAAGCATGGCGACCGTTCTCACTTGCCAGAGGAGCTAGATGCTAGACCGGGCACATAGGCAAATTTCCTGTAAAGGCACTCTAAACCCCCAGTTTTTCCCAAAAGTTCATAGAATCTCACTACTTAACATTGCCAGCCTCTCATGGAAAATCAAAAGCCTATTTTCGGCCTGAAAGACCAAAGTCCTATTGGCGTTGTAAGCGAGCTGCACTCCTTTTTCCGAGATATGCAGTCCTTTTACAAAATTGCTCAAGGACAGATCCTGGGACAGATTGAAGCTGCCGACACAGCTGAAGCAGCCCGCCTCCGGACAGAACTGGAAGCAATCAACCAAAAAATTGAGTACTTTCACGTTCTCAACAGCGCTGCTTCAATTGCCGACACGGTTATGCATACCCCGGCCATGATTGCCGAGTTCCGCTCAGAGGCATGAAAATCCTTGTCCTCAATGCCGGATCGAGCAGTCATAAAAGCAGCTTGTTTGACCTAACTTCGAGGACAGACGGTGCTGGCTCCGCACCGACTCCGATCTGGCGGGGCCAACTCGATTGGAGCCATCAGGCGGGCCAGGTTGAGCTGTCTGCCCACACGGCAGCAGGGGAATCTATCCAGGAAGTGATCACCACCGACTCTCGTCAGGAGGGCCTTGAGTGCCTACTGAAGACATTGCACCAAGGGTCTACTCAAGTGATCGGCTCCCTCTCAGAGATCGATGCGGTGGGCCATCGGGTAGTTCATGGCGGGCAGAACTACAGCGACAGCGTTCGCCTTACTGAGGCGGTCAAAACCACCATCCACGATCTGATTCCCCTGGCTCCATCGCACAATCCAGCCAACCTGGAGGGCATTGAGGTGCTGGAGCAGTTACTGGGAGATGTGCCTCAGATTGCCGCCTTTGACACTGCCTTTCACGCTTCGCTGCCCGCTGCCGCCGCAACCTATCCTGGCCCTTACGAATGGTGGGAAAAGGGCATTCGTCGCTATGGGTTCCACGGCATTAGCCATAAATACGTGGCGCGGCGGGCTGCTGAACTGCTAAATCGAGATCTAGCTGAGCTAAAGCTGATTACTTGCCATCTAGGCAACGGTTGTTCTCTGGCAGCGATAAAGGAGGGCCAGAGCATTGATACCACAATGGGCTTTACCCCCCTAGATGGGCTAATGATGGGCAGCCGCTCAGGCAGCGTTGATCCGGGGATTTTGATTCACTTGATGCGGAGCGAAGACTACAGCGCCGATCAGCTCGACCACCTGCTGAATAAAGAGTCGGGGCTGCTGGGAGTCTCGGGCGTGTCTAACGATTTGCGGGGGGTGGTGGATGCGATCGCATCCCAAAATCCCCGCGCCCAGCTAGCTCTCGATCTGTTCATTCACCGTCTGCGGCGAGAAATAGGTGCGATGCTGGCTAGCCTGGGGGGGGTAGATGCCC belongs to Pseudanabaena sp. FACHB-2040 and includes:
- the katG gene encoding catalase/peroxidase HPI; translated protein: MSSESGCPFTGGGQRKTRQVTANRDWWPHYLNLSILHQHSRQANPMDESFNYAEEFKSLDLAALRADIYELMTTSQDWWPADYGHYGPLFIRMAWHSAGTYRIGDGRGGAGSGSQRFEPLNSWPDNANLDKARMLLWPVKQKYGKKISWADLMIFAGNCALESMGFKTLGFAGGRVDVWEPEEDIYWGSEKTWLGNERYEEDRVLLNPLAAVQMGLIYVNPEGPDGEPDPLGSGRDIRETFGRMAMNDEETVALTAGGHTFGKCHGAGEATHVGAEPGSATIMDQGLGWKSTFNTGVGVDAITSGIEGAWTPTPTQWDNTYLETLFKYDWELTKSPAGAWQWKPKGDAGADTVPDAHDPSRRHAPMMTTADMSMKMDPVYNQIAQRYRDNPDEFAEAFAKAWFKLTHRDMGPRSRYLGPEVPQEEFLWQDPIPAVDHELVNGQDVAALKDKILASGLSISQLVSTAWASASTFRCSDMRGGANGARIRLAPQKDWEVNQPDQLATVLQTLEGIQQEFNSSQIGGKRVSLADLIVLGGCAAIWQAAKNAGNDVAVPFQPGRTDASQEKTDVESFAPLEPTADGFRNYTSGKHSETLEEVLVDRAQLLSLSAPQMTVLLGGLRVLGANFGGSKHGVFTDRPETLTNDFFVNLLDLGTTWKATSEDEYEFEGSDRKTGEQKWTATRVDLVFGSNSQLRAIAEVYGCVDSQQKFVNDFVATWDKVMNLDRYDLRAVQASSSARGF
- a CDS encoding redoxin family protein encodes the protein MLFNHEGQRVPQVTFRMFAEVGWYDLSTADLFNYKAVVVFAVPGAFTCPHSPIQLLTYNEYAKVFRANGIDEIHCISVNDPFSLAAWAQAEGADQVRFIPDVNGDFTRGMGMMVNLSDKGMGYRSWRYSMLVKDGVVEKMFVERDGFEAMPVFSNAETMLNYINSEAKQPEQTAVLMQMWRTMLSV
- a CDS encoding histidine phosphatase family protein, giving the protein MVLSLYFLRHGETEASQTGGFCGRIDPELTPEGLEMAEAFAEKYQHFSWQAVYVSPMKRTIATAKPLCQAAGLEMQLRDGLKEIDYGQWEGQTPEYVKQHFNDEHVRWLTEPAWNPPTDGETSVQIASRASLVIAEIEAKHSEGNVLVVSHKATIRILLCSLLGIDLGRYRYRIALPVASVSVVDFGSHGPLLVKHGDRSHLPEELDARPGT
- a CDS encoding acetate kinase — encoded protein: MKILVLNAGSSSHKSSLFDLTSRTDGAGSAPTPIWRGQLDWSHQAGQVELSAHTAAGESIQEVITTDSRQEGLECLLKTLHQGSTQVIGSLSEIDAVGHRVVHGGQNYSDSVRLTEAVKTTIHDLIPLAPSHNPANLEGIEVLEQLLGDVPQIAAFDTAFHASLPAAAATYPGPYEWWEKGIRRYGFHGISHKYVARRAAELLNRDLAELKLITCHLGNGCSLAAIKEGQSIDTTMGFTPLDGLMMGSRSGSVDPGILIHLMRSEDYSADQLDHLLNKESGLLGVSGVSNDLRGVVDAIASQNPRAQLALDLFIHRLRREIGAMLASLGGVDALVFTAGMGENSPLVWEKACAAFQFLGLRLDPAKLERSPDDQDIAAADSAVRVLVIHTQEEWAIAQDCAALCQPQSGQ